The segment AACCTAATCCGAGTGGCCGGCGAGCGGTCGTTGCTCGAACTCGCCGATATCCTCTCCGACGAGGAAGCCGAGGAACTCGAAGCGGCGATCGAAGGGAGTCGAAGACGGTCGCGGGAACGGTCCGACGAAATCGTCCGTCGATTCGAGGCGTCCTGATCAGCCCTCGAAGCCGTCCTCGAACCGGAAGGTCCCGTCGCGCTGGACGACCTCGCCGTCGACCTCGATCCGGGAGTCCTCGCCCATGTCGACGATCATGTCTACGTGCTGGGCGCTCTGGTTCTGCTCGTTGCCCTCGCCGACGTTGTCGTCGTAGGCCCGTCCGACGGCCATGTGGACCGTATCGCCCATCTTCTCGTCGAAGAGCATGTTGTAGGTGAAGCGGTCGATGTCGCGGTTCATCCCGATGCCGAGTTCCCCGAGTCGGCGCGCGCCCGCGTCGGTGTCGAGGATCGTTTCGAGGAGGTCCTCGTTCTTCTCGGCGCTGTGTTCGACCACCTCGCCGCCCTCGAAGCTGAGCTGGACGTCCGTAATCTCGCGCCCACGGCGGTAGACCGGCTTGTCGAAGTGGACCGCGCCCTCGACGGAGTCGGGAACGGGGGCGGTGAACACCTCGCCGCCGGGCAGGTTGTGGGTGTCGGTGTCGTTGATCGCGAGGTTGCCCGCGATCGACATCCGAACGTCGGTGCCCTCACCGGAGACGATCCGGACCTCCTCGCCGGGGTCCAGGACCTCGACCAAGTTCTCCTGGAACTCGGCCTGGGCGTCCCAGTCCTTCAGGACCGCGTCGTAGACGAAGTTCTCGTAGGCCTCCGTACTCATCTCGGCGAGCTGGGCGTTCGCCGGGGTGGGGTACTGGGTCAGGGTCCAGCGGTCCGAGAGCCGTTCGTTCAGGATCGGGCCGTGGGCCTTCTCGTAGGCCGCGTTCACGTCGGGGTCGACGTCGCCGAGCTCGGTGACGTTCCCGTGGCCGCGGACGATGGCGTGGCAGTCGGCCGCCTCGATCAGCGCCTGCTGGTGGGCGGGGGTCTCGAACTCGACGCCCGCCTCGTCGGC is part of the Halococcus hamelinensis 100A6 genome and harbors:
- a CDS encoding aminopeptidase, with protein sequence MDPRIREHALLIADALDLSAGDDFVIKAEPAADELVTALYEIAGERDAHPLAIRTNRSGRAIRAYLRAADEAGVEFETPAHQQALIEAADCHAIVRGHGNVTELGDVDPDVNAAYEKAHGPILNERLSDRWTLTQYPTPANAQLAEMSTEAYENFVYDAVLKDWDAQAEFQENLVEVLDPGEEVRIVSGEGTDVRMSIAGNLAINDTDTHNLPGGEVFTAPVPDSVEGAVHFDKPVYRRGREITDVQLSFEGGEVVEHSAEKNEDLLETILDTDAGARRLGELGIGMNRDIDRFTYNMLFDEKMGDTVHMAVGRAYDDNVGEGNEQNQSAQHVDMIVDMGEDSRIEVDGEVVQRDGTFRFEDGFEG